One part of the Streptomyces ferrugineus genome encodes these proteins:
- a CDS encoding NAD-dependent epimerase/dehydratase family protein, with amino-acid sequence MLTLVTGTTGQVGRRFVPRLLAQARSDMGVPPLERSRERGRVRVLVRDPARGEPFAELGAEVVVGDLRDADVLGKAVSGVDAVVNVAASFRGVPDEEAWAVNRDAAVELGRAARTAGVRRFVQVSTGLVYGTGRGRPLTEDDETRPGGAMWGAYPESKAQAERELLALDGLDVRVGRLPFVYGEGDPHLAQSLMWARDWAATQRLHMGHHVDVAQGLLRILHAPGIAGRIYNIADDAPVTAVELHQLNGVEVPQELYTRTDPDPWVQITSTERIRRELGYRPVYPSVYTARDAGAL; translated from the coding sequence ATGCTGACATTGGTGACGGGTACGACGGGACAGGTCGGCCGGCGCTTCGTGCCGAGGCTGCTGGCGCAGGCCCGGTCGGACATGGGGGTCCCCCCGCTCGAGCGAAGCCGAGAGCGGGGGAGGGTGCGGGTGCTGGTACGGGACCCGGCGCGGGGCGAGCCGTTCGCGGAACTGGGCGCCGAGGTCGTGGTCGGCGATCTGCGGGACGCCGACGTGCTCGGCAAGGCGGTCTCCGGGGTGGACGCGGTCGTGAACGTGGCGGCGTCCTTCCGAGGAGTGCCCGACGAGGAGGCGTGGGCGGTCAACCGGGACGCGGCCGTGGAGCTGGGCCGAGCCGCGCGGACGGCCGGTGTGCGGAGGTTCGTGCAGGTCAGCACCGGGCTGGTGTACGGCACCGGACGCGGCCGCCCGCTGACCGAGGACGACGAGACCCGGCCCGGCGGGGCGATGTGGGGCGCCTACCCCGAGTCCAAGGCGCAGGCCGAGCGGGAGCTGCTCGCGCTGGACGGCCTGGACGTACGCGTGGGCCGGCTGCCCTTCGTCTACGGCGAGGGCGACCCGCATCTCGCCCAGTCCCTGATGTGGGCCCGCGACTGGGCGGCGACCCAGCGCCTCCACATGGGCCACCACGTGGACGTCGCCCAGGGCCTGCTGCGCATCCTGCACGCGCCGGGCATCGCGGGCCGGATCTACAACATCGCCGACGACGCCCCCGTCACGGCGGTGGAGCTGCACCAGCTCAACGGGGTCGAGGTCCCGCAGGAGCTGTACACCCGCACCGACCCCGACCCGTGGGTCCAGATCACCTCCACCGAGCGGATCCGCCGGGAGCTGGGATACCGGCCGGTGTACCCGTCGGTCTACACGGCCCGGGACGCCGGGGCGCTCTAG
- a CDS encoding IS481 family transposase: MAHANARLTFHGRCLLVRRVVFDRRPVAHVAKELGVSRQCAHRWVNRYRVEGWPGLHDRSSRPRTCPTRTPAEVEERVLQARRRLRRGPEQISEATGVPARTVTRILRRHHMPPLAACDPLTGQVIRAVRKSAARYEYNQPGGLVHVDVKKLGKIPDGGGWRAHGRSEDVRGRGIGYDYVHAAVDDHSRLAYAEILADEKGVTCAAFLTRAAAFFAGHGIARIERVMTDNARNYRTSGSFRDACQTLGAQQKFTRPHCPWTNGKVERFNRTLQAEWAYHQVFASNTERADALAPWLQFYNTGRRHTALGGQPPISRLSPKS, translated from the coding sequence GTGGCCCACGCTAATGCCCGGCTGACCTTTCACGGCAGATGCCTGCTGGTGCGTCGCGTTGTCTTCGACCGGCGCCCGGTCGCGCACGTCGCCAAGGAACTGGGAGTCTCCCGGCAGTGTGCTCACCGCTGGGTCAATCGCTATCGGGTCGAGGGCTGGCCGGGGCTGCACGATCGCTCCAGCCGCCCCCGCACCTGCCCCACACGCACGCCGGCCGAGGTCGAGGAGCGTGTTCTTCAGGCCCGCCGACGCCTGCGCCGGGGACCCGAGCAGATCAGCGAGGCCACCGGGGTTCCGGCCCGGACCGTGACCCGGATCCTGCGCCGCCACCACATGCCGCCCCTGGCAGCCTGCGACCCGCTCACCGGGCAGGTCATCCGGGCGGTGCGCAAAAGCGCCGCACGCTACGAGTACAACCAGCCAGGCGGCCTGGTCCACGTGGACGTGAAGAAGCTCGGCAAAATCCCCGACGGCGGCGGCTGGCGCGCCCACGGCCGCAGCGAGGACGTCCGCGGCCGCGGCATCGGCTACGACTACGTGCACGCCGCCGTGGACGACCACTCCCGCCTGGCCTACGCCGAAATCCTGGCCGACGAGAAAGGCGTCACCTGCGCCGCGTTCCTCACCCGCGCGGCCGCGTTCTTCGCCGGCCACGGCATCGCCCGCATCGAGCGCGTGATGACCGACAACGCCCGCAACTACCGCACCTCCGGCTCCTTCCGCGACGCCTGCCAAACCCTGGGCGCACAGCAGAAGTTCACCCGGCCCCACTGCCCATGGACCAACGGCAAGGTCGAACGCTTCAACCGCACCCTGCAGGCCGAATGGGCCTACCACCAGGTCTTTGCCAGCAACACCGAACGCGCCGACGCACTCGCACCCTGGCTGCAGTTCTACAACACTGGCCGCCGACACACCGCGCTCGGCGGCCAGCCACCAATCAGCCGACTGTCACCAAAGTCATGA
- a CDS encoding hemolysin family protein, with protein sequence MSLPLVAGAIALVVVAWLAACAEAGLARVSSFRAEEAVRGGRRGSEKLALVAADPTRYLNVALLVRVACEMAAAALVTYACLREFDSTTEALLVAIAVMVLVSYVAVGVSPRTIGRQHPLNTATAAAYVLLPLARIMGPVPYLLILIGNALTPGKGFRRGPFASEAELRALVDLAEKESLIEDEERRMVHSVFELGDTLVREVMVPRTDLVVIERYKTIRQALTLALRSGFSRIPVVGESEDDVVGMVYLKDLARKTHISRDAESELVSTAMRPAVFVPDTKNAGDLLREMQKERNHVAVVIDEYGGTAGIVTIEDILEEIVGEITDEYDRELPPVEDLGEDRYRVTARLDITDLGELYGLDEYDDEDVETVGGLLAKALGRVPIAGASSRVGLPDGRELRLTAEAAAGRRNKIVTVLVEPMSPVMPSVGDKESE encoded by the coding sequence ATGAGCCTCCCCCTCGTCGCCGGCGCGATCGCCCTCGTGGTCGTGGCCTGGCTCGCCGCCTGCGCGGAGGCGGGCCTGGCGCGCGTCTCCAGCTTCCGCGCCGAGGAGGCGGTACGCGGCGGGCGGCGCGGCAGCGAGAAGCTCGCGCTGGTCGCCGCCGATCCGACGCGCTATCTGAACGTGGCGCTGCTGGTGCGCGTGGCCTGCGAGATGGCGGCGGCCGCGCTGGTCACCTACGCCTGTCTGCGGGAGTTCGACAGCACCACCGAGGCCCTGCTGGTCGCCATAGCGGTCATGGTGCTGGTGTCGTACGTCGCCGTCGGGGTCTCCCCGCGCACCATCGGCCGCCAGCATCCGCTGAACACGGCCACCGCGGCGGCGTACGTCCTGCTGCCGCTCGCGCGGATCATGGGCCCGGTCCCGTATCTGCTGATCCTCATCGGCAACGCCCTCACCCCCGGCAAGGGCTTCCGCCGCGGCCCCTTCGCCTCCGAGGCGGAGCTGCGCGCGCTGGTCGACCTCGCCGAGAAGGAGTCGCTGATCGAGGACGAGGAGCGCCGTATGGTGCACTCGGTCTTCGAGCTGGGCGACACGCTCGTGCGGGAGGTGATGGTCCCGAGGACCGACCTCGTCGTCATCGAGCGGTACAAGACCATCCGCCAGGCCCTCACCCTGGCCCTGCGCTCCGGTTTCTCGCGTATCCCGGTGGTCGGGGAGAGCGAGGACGACGTGGTGGGAATGGTGTATCTGAAGGACCTGGCCCGCAAGACGCACATCTCCCGGGACGCGGAGAGCGAGCTGGTGTCGACCGCGATGCGGCCCGCGGTGTTCGTGCCCGACACCAAGAACGCCGGTGATCTGCTGCGCGAGATGCAGAAGGAGCGCAATCACGTCGCCGTGGTGATCGACGAGTACGGCGGCACCGCCGGCATCGTCACCATCGAGGACATCCTGGAGGAGATCGTCGGTGAGATCACCGACGAGTACGACCGTGAGCTGCCGCCGGTGGAGGACCTGGGCGAGGACCGCTACCGCGTCACCGCCCGCCTGGACATCACCGACCTGGGTGAGCTGTACGGCCTCGACGAGTACGACGACGAGGACGTGGAGACCGTCGGCGGACTGCTGGCGAAGGCGCTGGGCCGGGTCCCGATCGCCGGGGCGTCGTCGCGGGTCGGGCTGCCCGACGGCCGTGAACTGCGTCTGACGGCGGAGGCGGCGGCCGGCCGCCGGAACAAGATCGTGACCGTGCTGGTGGAACCGATGAGCCCCGTCATGCCCTCGGTGGGGGACAAGGAGTCCGAGTGA
- a CDS encoding protealysin inhibitor emfourin produces MRILVRRTGGFAGIERHAEVDTSGRPDAQDWHTLAERAVASGRGTPPIGVPDGFSYQITVDEKTVYCSDPRLTDEQRKLISRVLKEGA; encoded by the coding sequence ATGCGTATTTTGGTACGGCGCACGGGAGGATTCGCGGGCATCGAGCGGCACGCCGAGGTGGACACCTCGGGGCGGCCCGACGCCCAGGACTGGCACACCCTGGCCGAGCGCGCGGTCGCGTCCGGCCGGGGCACGCCCCCGATCGGGGTTCCGGACGGCTTCAGCTACCAGATCACCGTGGACGAGAAGACGGTGTACTGCTCGGATCCCCGGCTCACCGACGAACAGCGCAAGCTGATCTCCAGGGTGCTCAAGGAAGGAGCGTAA
- a CDS encoding GH1 family beta-glucosidase yields MIRRMATNPIPQFPAGFLWGVSTSAHQIEGAADEREPSVWDTFTAEPGTVKDGSTAAVACDHYHRYREDVALLAGLGVGAYRFSISWPRVNAPKGLDFYDRLVDELCAAGVRPVPTLFHWDLPVALDWLDRDTAARFAEHVSVVAERLGDRVQKWITINEPAEHTLLGHALGTHAPGKRLLFDALPVAHHQLLAHGLAVRALRAAGATDIGIANSHGPTWPASREQADMEAADFYDVLLNRLFADPVLLGRYPEGIGELMPGAPEDVETDLKAISEPLDFYGVNYYAPTRVGAPQGTEIEFGGVRMPAELPFSVREIEDVPTTDFGWPVVPEGLTELLTGFRERYGDRLPPIVITENGCSYEGVDDQQRIAYLDGHLRALHRAVEAGVDVRGYFVWSLLDNFEWAEGYARRFGLVHVDYDTLARTPKASYGWLRDVLRAQG; encoded by the coding sequence ATGATCCGGCGCATGGCGACGAACCCGATACCCCAGTTCCCGGCCGGCTTCCTGTGGGGCGTCTCGACCTCGGCCCACCAGATCGAGGGAGCGGCGGACGAGCGTGAGCCGTCCGTGTGGGACACCTTCACCGCCGAGCCGGGAACGGTGAAGGACGGCTCCACGGCGGCGGTGGCCTGCGACCACTACCACCGCTACCGCGAGGACGTGGCGCTCCTGGCCGGCCTGGGCGTGGGGGCGTACCGCTTCTCGATCTCGTGGCCCCGCGTGAACGCGCCGAAGGGCCTGGACTTCTACGACCGTCTGGTGGACGAGCTGTGCGCGGCGGGCGTACGGCCGGTGCCGACCCTCTTCCACTGGGATCTGCCGGTCGCGCTGGACTGGCTGGACCGGGACACGGCGGCCCGTTTCGCCGAGCACGTGTCCGTGGTCGCCGAGCGCCTGGGCGACCGCGTCCAGAAGTGGATCACCATCAACGAGCCCGCCGAGCACACCCTGCTGGGCCACGCCCTCGGCACCCACGCCCCGGGCAAGCGGCTGCTGTTCGACGCCCTGCCCGTCGCCCACCACCAGCTGCTGGCCCACGGCCTGGCCGTACGGGCACTGCGCGCGGCCGGCGCGACGGACATCGGGATCGCCAACTCGCACGGCCCGACCTGGCCGGCGTCGCGGGAGCAGGCGGACATGGAGGCGGCGGACTTCTACGACGTCCTCCTCAACCGCCTGTTCGCCGACCCGGTGCTGCTCGGCCGGTACCCGGAGGGCATCGGCGAGTTGATGCCGGGAGCCCCCGAGGACGTCGAGACGGACCTGAAGGCCATCTCCGAACCCCTCGACTTCTACGGCGTCAACTACTACGCCCCGACCCGCGTGGGCGCCCCGCAGGGCACCGAGATCGAGTTCGGCGGGGTGCGCATGCCGGCCGAACTGCCCTTCTCGGTCAGGGAGATCGAGGACGTGCCGACGACCGACTTCGGCTGGCCGGTGGTCCCCGAGGGCCTGACGGAACTCCTCACCGGCTTCCGGGAGCGGTACGGCGACCGGCTGCCGCCGATCGTCATCACCGAGAACGGCTGCTCGTACGAGGGCGTCGACGACCAGCAGCGGATCGCCTACCTGGACGGCCACCTGCGCGCGCTGCACCGGGCGGTGGAGGCGGGCGTGGACGTGCGCGGGTACTTCGTCTGGTCGCTGCTGGACAACTTCGAGTGGGCCGAGGGCTATGCCCGCCGGTTCGGCCTGGTCCACGTGGACTACGACACGCTCGCCAGGACCCCCAAGGCGTCCTACGGCTGGCTGCGGGACGTGCTCCGGGCACAGGGATGA
- a CDS encoding PhoH family protein: protein MTQTPTAHTPAQGQARAQFTVPAQHPMVTVLGSGDSLLRVIETAFPATDIHVRGNEISAVGDSAEVALIQRLFDEMMLVLRTGQPMTEDAVERSIAMLRASENGEGPEETPAEVLTQNILSSRGRTIRPKTLNQKRYVDAIDKHTIVFGIGPAGTGKTYLAMAKAVQALQSKQVNRIILTRPAVEAGERLGFLPGTLYEKIDPYLRPLYDALHDMLDPDSIPRLMAAGTIEVAPLAYMRGRTLNDAFIILDEAQNTSPEQMKMFLTRLGFDSKIVITGDVTQVDLPDGTKSGLRQVREILEGVDDVHFSMLSSHDVVRHKLVGRIVDAYEKYDSKHGTQNGTHKGRGKAGHKGK from the coding sequence ATGACTCAGACACCCACAGCTCACACACCCGCGCAGGGGCAGGCGAGAGCACAGTTCACCGTCCCCGCCCAGCACCCCATGGTGACCGTGCTGGGGTCCGGCGACTCCCTTCTGCGCGTGATCGAGACGGCCTTCCCGGCGACCGACATCCACGTCCGGGGCAATGAGATCAGCGCAGTCGGCGACTCCGCGGAAGTCGCCCTCATACAGCGCCTGTTCGACGAGATGATGCTGGTGCTCCGCACCGGGCAACCGATGACGGAGGACGCGGTGGAACGCTCGATCGCCATGCTCAGAGCGAGTGAGAACGGGGAGGGACCGGAGGAGACCCCGGCCGAGGTGCTCACCCAGAACATCCTCTCCTCCCGCGGTCGCACGATCCGCCCCAAGACCCTCAACCAGAAGCGCTACGTCGACGCCATCGACAAGCACACGATCGTCTTCGGCATCGGCCCCGCCGGCACCGGCAAGACCTACCTGGCCATGGCCAAGGCGGTGCAGGCCCTGCAGTCCAAGCAGGTCAACCGCATCATCCTGACCCGCCCGGCGGTCGAGGCCGGCGAGCGCCTGGGATTCCTGCCGGGGACGCTGTACGAGAAGATCGACCCGTATCTGCGGCCGTTGTATGACGCGCTGCACGACATGCTGGACCCGGACTCGATTCCCAGGCTCATGGCGGCCGGGACGATCGAGGTCGCGCCGCTGGCATACATGCGCGGTAGGACGCTCAATGACGCCTTCATCATCCTGGACGAGGCCCAGAACACCAGCCCCGAGCAGATGAAGATGTTCCTGACCCGTCTCGGATTCGACTCGAAGATAGTCATCACCGGTGACGTGACCCAGGTCGACCTCCCGGACGGCACCAAGTCCGGTCTGCGGCAGGTGCGGGAGATCCTGGAGGGCGTGGACGACGTCCACTTCTCCATGCTGTCCTCCCACGACGTCGTACGGCACAAGCTCGTCGGCCGTATCGTCGACGCGTACGAGAAGTACGACAGCAAGCACGGCACCCAGAACGGCACACACAAGGGCCGCGGCAAGGCCGGGCACAAGGGGAAGTAG
- the era gene encoding GTPase Era, whose protein sequence is MGAMSVRTQSSEESAEAAHRAGFACFVGRPNAGKSTLTNALVGQKVAITANQPQTTRHTVRGIVHRPDAQLILVDTPGLHKPRTLLGQRLNDVVRTTWAEVDVIGFCLPANEKLGPGDRFIAKELASIKKTPKIAIVTKTDLVDGKTLAEQLIAIDQLGKELGFEWAEIVPVSAVGDKQVDLLADLIVPLLPEGPALYPEGDLTDEPEQVMIAELIREAALEGVRDELPHSIAVVVEEMLPREDRPADKPLLDIHAFVYIERPSQKGIIIGPKGKRLKEVGIKSRKHIEALLGTPVFLDLHVKVAKDWQRDPKQLRRLGF, encoded by the coding sequence ATGGGCGCCATGAGCGTTCGTACCCAGTCATCCGAGGAGTCGGCCGAGGCCGCCCACCGCGCCGGCTTCGCCTGCTTCGTGGGCCGTCCCAACGCGGGCAAGTCCACCCTGACGAACGCACTGGTCGGGCAGAAGGTGGCGATCACCGCCAACCAGCCGCAGACGACCCGGCACACGGTGCGGGGCATCGTGCACCGGCCCGACGCGCAGCTGATCCTGGTCGACACCCCCGGGCTGCACAAGCCGCGCACGCTGCTCGGCCAGCGGCTCAACGACGTCGTACGGACGACTTGGGCCGAGGTCGACGTGATCGGTTTCTGCCTTCCGGCGAACGAGAAGCTGGGCCCGGGTGACCGCTTCATCGCGAAGGAACTGGCGTCCATCAAGAAGACGCCAAAGATCGCGATCGTCACGAAGACCGACCTCGTGGACGGCAAGACGCTCGCCGAGCAGCTCATCGCGATCGACCAGCTCGGCAAGGAGCTCGGATTCGAGTGGGCCGAGATCGTCCCCGTCTCGGCGGTCGGCGACAAGCAGGTGGACCTGCTGGCCGACCTGATCGTCCCGCTCCTGCCGGAGGGTCCGGCGCTCTACCCCGAGGGTGATCTCACCGACGAGCCGGAGCAGGTGATGATCGCGGAACTGATCCGCGAGGCCGCGCTGGAGGGCGTCCGCGACGAGCTGCCGCACTCCATCGCCGTCGTCGTCGAGGAGATGCTTCCCCGTGAGGACCGGCCCGCCGACAAGCCTCTCCTCGACATCCACGCCTTCGTCTACATCGAGCGCCCCAGCCAGAAGGGCATCATCATCGGCCCGAAGGGCAAGCGCCTGAAAGAGGTCGGCATCAAGAGCCGCAAGCACATCGAGGCGCTCCTGGGGACGCCGGTGTTCCTGGACCTGCACGTAAAGGTCGCCAAGGACTGGCAACGCGACCCGAAGCAACTCCGCCGACTGGGCTTCTGA
- a CDS encoding MFS transporter has product MTAEALAEPTARVGEGWTATLSLANVAIWVGWYGPLQILLAQQAEDFAPGTGMSKETLLAWVTGVGAAVSLAANPFFGALSDRTTARWGRRAPWIVAGAAGGALSLLLLAGAGGLWAMAVGWCLVQLTLNAAFAAVTAAVPDRVPRLQRGAVGGWLGAAQILGAVVGTGLATAAGGIAAGYAACAVFVVAGVLPYVLRYRDLRLGAADRPVWSWRSFARGFWLSPRRYPDFGWAWLTRFLINLSNALVLLYLLYYLRDRLHHDDPEQGVLILTAVDSAALLATVVVGGVWSDRVGRRKPFVKWSGVLMAAATALLAAWQTWTGAIVVAALLGVALGVFMSVDFALMTDVLPKAMDRGKDLGVINVANALPQVAAPALAAPIVTHLGGYRMLYAVAALIGLAGAVLVGRIRGVD; this is encoded by the coding sequence ATGACGGCCGAGGCCCTCGCCGAGCCCACGGCCCGGGTCGGCGAGGGCTGGACCGCCACGCTGTCGCTGGCCAACGTGGCGATCTGGGTGGGCTGGTACGGCCCGCTGCAGATCCTGCTGGCCCAGCAGGCGGAGGACTTCGCGCCCGGCACCGGGATGTCGAAGGAGACGCTGCTGGCGTGGGTGACCGGCGTGGGCGCGGCCGTGTCGCTGGCGGCGAACCCGTTCTTCGGCGCGCTGTCGGACCGCACCACGGCCCGCTGGGGCCGCCGTGCGCCGTGGATCGTGGCCGGGGCGGCGGGCGGCGCGCTGTCGCTGCTGCTGCTCGCCGGTGCGGGCGGGCTGTGGGCGATGGCGGTCGGCTGGTGCCTGGTCCAGCTGACCCTGAACGCGGCGTTCGCGGCGGTGACGGCGGCGGTGCCGGACCGGGTGCCGCGGCTCCAACGGGGCGCCGTGGGCGGCTGGTTGGGGGCGGCGCAGATCCTCGGGGCGGTCGTCGGCACGGGGCTGGCAACGGCGGCGGGCGGGATCGCGGCGGGGTACGCGGCGTGCGCGGTGTTCGTCGTGGCCGGGGTGCTGCCGTACGTCCTGCGGTACCGGGATCTGCGGCTGGGCGCCGCCGACCGCCCGGTGTGGTCCTGGCGGTCCTTCGCACGCGGCTTCTGGCTGAGCCCGCGCCGCTACCCGGACTTCGGCTGGGCCTGGCTGACCCGCTTCCTGATCAACCTCAGCAACGCGCTGGTGCTGCTGTACCTGCTGTACTACCTGCGGGACCGCCTGCACCACGACGACCCCGAGCAGGGCGTGCTGATCCTCACCGCGGTGGACAGCGCGGCGCTGCTGGCCACGGTCGTGGTGGGCGGCGTCTGGTCGGACCGGGTGGGCCGCCGCAAGCCCTTCGTGAAGTGGTCCGGGGTGCTGATGGCGGCGGCCACCGCCCTGCTGGCCGCCTGGCAGACCTGGACCGGCGCGATCGTCGTGGCGGCGCTGCTGGGCGTGGCCCTGGGGGTGTTCATGTCGGTCGACTTCGCCCTGATGACCGACGTCCTGCCGAAGGCGATGGACCGGGGCAAGGACCTCGGGGTCATCAACGTGGCCAACGCCCTGCCCCAGGTCGCGGCACCCGCCCTCGCCGCGCCGATCGTGACGCACCTGGGCGGCTACCGGATGCTGTACGCCGTGGCCGCCTTGATCGGGCTGGCGGGGGCGGTGCTGGTCGGGCGTATCCGGGGGGTGGACTAG
- the ybeY gene encoding rRNA maturation RNase YbeY, producing the protein MSIDVNNESGTEVDEQAILDIARYALARMRIHPLSELSVIVVDADAMEQLHVQWMDLPGPTDVMSFPMDELRPPSKDDDEPPQGLLGDIVLCPEVAAKQGAEAPTQHTMDEELQLLTVHGVLHLLGYDHEEPDEKAEMFGLQAAIVDGWRAEKGLTGPSPAPTVS; encoded by the coding sequence ATGTCGATCGACGTCAACAACGAGTCCGGCACCGAGGTCGATGAGCAGGCGATCCTCGACATCGCCCGCTACGCGCTCGCGCGGATGCGCATCCACCCGCTCTCCGAGCTCTCGGTGATCGTCGTGGACGCCGACGCCATGGAGCAGCTCCATGTCCAGTGGATGGACCTGCCGGGGCCGACCGATGTCATGTCCTTCCCGATGGACGAGCTGCGCCCGCCGTCGAAGGACGACGACGAGCCGCCGCAGGGGCTGCTCGGCGACATCGTGCTCTGCCCGGAGGTCGCCGCCAAGCAGGGGGCCGAGGCGCCCACGCAGCACACCATGGACGAGGAGCTCCAGCTGCTCACCGTCCACGGTGTGCTGCATCTCCTCGGGTACGACCACGAGGAGCCCGACGAGAAGGCCGAGATGTTCGGTCTGCAGGCCGCCATCGTGGACGGCTGGCGTGCGGAGAAGGGCCTGACGGGCCCGTCGCCGGCCCCGACCGTGTCATGA
- a CDS encoding helix-turn-helix transcriptional regulator, translating to MNRAELADFLRRGRARLTPSDVGLTPGSRRRTPGLRREEVAQLAGMSVDYYTRLEQSRGPRPSRQMLTALGRALRLTDVEQDHLFHLAGEQPPRRESSSAHVRPGLLLILDRLHDTPAQVVNDCGEVLAQNAMARALVGDVMSRPRHERNLVRVFFLDPAARTLFPQEDLAAHARAHVSTLRAVAAARPDDPEPAALVAELRASSEEFARLWDEHEVSQRNRATKRFLHPLVGLLELDCEVMVSHEHHHLLVVHSARPGTQAYERLQLLRVVGLQDMAPSGA from the coding sequence GTGAACCGAGCCGAACTCGCCGACTTCCTGCGCCGCGGCCGTGCCCGGCTGACCCCGTCGGACGTGGGCCTGACGCCCGGCTCCCGGCGCCGCACACCGGGCCTGCGCCGCGAGGAGGTGGCGCAGCTCGCGGGCATGTCGGTGGACTACTACACCCGCCTCGAACAGTCCCGCGGCCCGCGCCCGTCCCGCCAGATGCTGACCGCGCTGGGCCGCGCGCTGCGGCTGACCGACGTCGAGCAGGACCATCTGTTCCACCTGGCGGGCGAGCAGCCGCCGCGGCGCGAGTCGTCGTCGGCGCACGTGCGCCCCGGGCTGCTGCTGATCCTGGACCGGCTGCACGACACACCGGCGCAGGTGGTGAACGACTGCGGCGAGGTGCTGGCGCAGAACGCGATGGCCAGGGCGCTGGTCGGAGACGTGATGTCCCGTCCGCGCCACGAGCGCAATCTGGTCCGGGTCTTCTTCCTGGACCCGGCCGCGCGCACGCTCTTCCCCCAGGAGGATCTGGCGGCCCACGCCCGCGCCCATGTCTCCACCCTGCGCGCGGTGGCCGCGGCCCGCCCCGACGACCCGGAACCGGCCGCGCTGGTGGCCGAACTGCGCGCCTCCAGCGAGGAGTTCGCGCGCCTCTGGGACGAGCACGAGGTGTCCCAGCGCAACCGGGCGACCAAGCGTTTCCTGCATCCCCTGGTCGGTCTGCTGGAGCTGGACTGCGAGGTCATGGTCAGCCACGAGCACCACCACCTCCTGGTCGTCCACTCCGCCCGCCCCGGCACTCAGGCCTACGAACGGCTGCAGCTCCTGCGTGTGGTGGGCCTCCAGGACATGGCACCCAGCGGGGCCTGA
- a CDS encoding MmcQ/YjbR family DNA-binding protein encodes MTPQELRTFCLSFNATVEDFPFNPETSVFKVLGKLFALTDLGARPLTVNLKCDPDDAVRLRGEYPGLIVPGYHMNKRHWNTVTVDGDLPDRFVRELVEDSYDLVVAGLPRAERLRLDRP; translated from the coding sequence GTGACACCGCAGGAACTGCGCACCTTCTGCCTGTCCTTCAACGCGACCGTCGAGGACTTCCCCTTCAACCCGGAGACCTCGGTCTTCAAGGTCCTGGGCAAGCTCTTCGCCCTCACCGACCTGGGTGCGCGGCCCCTGACGGTCAATCTGAAATGCGACCCGGACGACGCGGTGCGGCTGCGCGGGGAGTATCCCGGCCTGATCGTTCCCGGCTATCACATGAACAAGCGGCACTGGAACACCGTCACCGTGGACGGTGACCTTCCGGACCGGTTCGTCCGGGAGCTCGTCGAGGACTCGTACGACCTGGTCGTGGCCGGTCTGCCGAGGGCCGAGCGGCTGCGGCTCGACCGGCCCTGA
- a CDS encoding P-II family nitrogen regulator, with protein sequence MKLITAIVKPYRLDEVKTALQEIGVHGLTVTEASGYGRQRGHTEVYRGAEYQVDLVPKVRIEVVVEDEAADDVMDAVVKAARTGKIGDGKVWALPVETVVRVRTGERGPDAL encoded by the coding sequence ATGAAGCTCATCACCGCGATCGTCAAGCCCTACCGGCTCGACGAGGTCAAGACCGCTCTCCAGGAGATCGGCGTGCACGGTCTGACCGTGACCGAGGCCAGCGGCTACGGCCGTCAGCGCGGCCACACCGAGGTGTACCGGGGCGCGGAGTACCAGGTCGACCTGGTGCCCAAGGTCCGCATCGAGGTCGTCGTCGAGGACGAGGCGGCCGATGACGTCATGGACGCCGTGGTCAAGGCCGCCCGCACCGGCAAGATCGGTGACGGCAAGGTCTGGGCCCTGCCGGTCGAGACGGTCGTACGGGTGCGGACGGGCGAGCGCGGCCCCGACGCGCTGTAA